The genome window AAAGCTTCTGCCTCGGATCGGAAAAAACCTGCTCTGGAAATATAAATCACGGCATCGCCGTAGCTGGGGTTGAGCAAATCCAAACGAACGGATGTTATATTACCGGTCCATGTATTGGGAAATCGTTTTTTGTTATTGACAATAATGTTCTCCCACTCGCCGTCGGTTTTGTAGTTGAAATTGGAAAAATCGCTGTCGGCAAAATCAAAAATATCAACGTCGTTCTTGAAAAACATACCACCTGTCTTCTTGGTAGAAATATTTTTGACACGTATACCGAAAAACTTGAATTCATCGGCAGAAAAACAGTCTTCTTCGGTGAATTGACTTGTTAAAGTCATATCTGTGGAAGAAGCGATTATTCCGCAAAGGCCATGCTCTCTGAAAAAAGATCCTTGACCTATGTGCCACTTCGAAGATATGTTCGTATCGTTATGAAAATCCCAAACTGGCGTTTCCGCACCGGTGTTAATGTACTCATCAAACGGAAATTTGACATTGCATACCAATTCTTTGTTGAGGAATCCGACAGCATCATCGTAAGAAGTTAAAACGCCTATACGATCCACCACAATCTTAGATTTAAGGTGTTCCTCCAGCGGATTTTTACCGTCAGACATGTGGTCAATAAAATCAAAGCGCAGTTCCTTAATGGTTCCATCCCAATACTCGTGTGCGTCTTCCATATTGATAATGTAATTATGCCATTCACCATCGCCGATAACTTTAAAATTAACTCTTGTATGAGCCATCGAATACTTATCTGTGCTGAAAAGTACGGAACCGAAATCAAACGTTGTATGTGCTCTCATTCTGAAAGCTACATATGGAAACTCCTCGGCTGTAAATTTTTCGCTTTCCGTCAGCATGATACCAAGCATAGGATCAGCGCCCTCGGGAGTAAGAACAACATATCCGTTTTCCGAGTTGTAATCAATTGAAGCGAGGTTATGAATATGGCGTTTAAAATTTTCATAGCTGTCGAAAGTCCACTTCAAACCACCATTCATTTCTTTGCATTCAGATTTTAAAAACTCAGCTTCTTCACTAGTGGAACAAAAAGCAACAGTATCTACCAAAAAAGTCACAGCATTAAACTCACCCTGATGCACGGGGTCGATACGAAATCCGTTGATAATACCGTTCCAAGCGGTCAATTCCGAAAGGTCAACGCACACATCCTGCCACTCTGCGGTGTTATCGATGGAAAAAGATGTATATGTGCCCGAAGTTCCCATTGTAATATCGGATTTGTCAATGAAAAACTGTCCGTTTTGGGCATGGTTCGCGCCATCTGTAATTTTAAATCGATAATAAACATACTTGTATACTGAAGCATTTATACCGTCTGCAAATCTGTGTGAAAAATAAGGGTCAACACCTTTTGTTACAATTTTTAAAGCTTTATTTATTTCATCAAAGGAAAAGTCCAATTCATGTTTTGTGTTTATCCATGATGAAACACTTTCTTCGTCGTCAAATTTTACGTTAAATACTGCGGCGCCGACGATACTGCACAATAGCATAGAAATACAGGTGGAAATTAATACAAGCATTATAATTTTTTTCATATTTTTCCCTCTCAAATCACAGGAATCGCAAAATAATTATATCATATTTCACACCAACAGTCAATATGAAGATATTCACAAAAAGTGTTGCAAATTAATAATTTGCAACACTTTCGAAAATTCAACAGAGTATTATTCCGATTTAATTGCTTCAAGCGCACTTATGCGGGTAGCGCGTCTGGCAGGAAGATAACCGGAAACGAGTCCGACTACGGTTGAGAATACAACCGAGAGAAGTACAAGCCACAACGGAATTATTGATACCGCACTTTCGGTTGCTCCTCCCCACCCCGCCGTGCTTCCTAAAGCAGAGGCGTTCATAAATCTGTTCATCAAAAACGAGGCCAAAAAGCTCAAACCGACTCCGAATATTCCGCCAATTAACCCAATAGCGCTGGATTCTATCAGAAACATTGCTTTTATATTGGATAGCTTACATCCCAAAACCTTCATGACGCCAATTTCCTTCGTGCGCTCATATATGGACATTATCATTGTGTTCGCAATACCAATAGCGGCAACAATCAGTGACATGGCTCCAATCCCGCCAAGAATCATCTGCAGTGTTCCCTGCTGCTTCTGCATACTTTCTCGCATGTCCGAAAGTCCATACGTGGTTATTCCCATTTCATCAAGTTCGTTCTGTATTTTTTCGGCAGATTCAATATCCTTTGCCTTTATCTTTATTGTTTCATATTCATCCGCTTTTATATCTCTGTTATTGTTAGCTTTGGCATTCTCCAGAACAATCTTTTTTACAGTTTCAATATCGGCAAAAATGCAGTATTGCGTCATCCAATCATTATCCATCGGCTTAAGTATACCAACATTGTCGATACGGTATTTCTTAAAATTGAACGGTCTGTCCTGATTCCAAGTATATCCGGAAAGCTGAATATTTGCAGTTGTTATATCAACTTTAGGTGGTTTTGGAGTTCCGTCGCTGTTGTAAAATTCTTTATAATAATCACGAATTGGCTTGTCCGGATTGCGAAATTGGAAATATGTATCTGTTCCGAAAAGAAGAAACGACTCACCTTTTTCAGGGAATGTGCCATATTCAAGCTCATATCCAAATTTTTCAAGCGCTTCGGGATCAACACCGTATATCTGCTGTCCCTGCAATTCATACAGCCTGTTCGCGACTATGCGGTTTTCATACAAACTAATGTAGGGCGAAACCGCTATAACACCATCTAATTTTTTAATCTTTTCCACCAAATCATCGTTAAGAACATTGCGGCGATCCTGATAATTCCCGTCATCATCTATAACATAAGAATATGTGTTGAGTTCAATAACAGTAAGGTCACCCATTTCAGCTATTGTATCATCAAGACTTTTGTCCATACCTATTCCGAGACTTATCATTACAATAATGGCAGCCGCGCCCACAATAACACCTATTACAGTCAGGAGAGTTCTCATCTTTCTGCGGAAAAGATTGTGAAGCGACATGAAAATGATATCCTTAATCTTCATCTTCCAACTCTCTCATCTTTGCATTTTTACGAATTTTTACAACAACAATTACACAAACGACTACAAGCACCACGCCAAGTGCTCCGACAACATACCATATCCACCACGGCAGACCTTCGCTCTGTTCGGCAGGTAACTCTCCCTCAGGGAGCTCATCGTCCGGATACATGGGAAACATTCCTGCGTTCATATCCATGCTGTACGCATTGAAGGAAATAGCTTTTTCTTCGGTGGTGACAACACCGTCGGCGTCCTCATATTGAAAGGTGACAGTTCCTTCCTGCATGCCTTCCATAGTAGGTGTAAGATAAACAGTATTTGAATATCCTTTTCCTGCTTCAATATTGCCTGCGAATATTTCATGTTCAGTACTGTAGAAATTACCCTGTATTTTGATGAGCACATTATAAACAGTGCTCTTACCAAGGTTAGCGCAGTTAAGCGTGAGAATCGCATCCTCGTTCATTGATATATCATTAAAGACAGGCAAGTCGCTTATGTTGAAACGCATTTCCTGACGTACCGGTATGGTGAGAGTTTCAATGGAAGTTTTTTCAATTCCGTTTTCGTTTTTGTAGGAAATATTTATTATCAATCCGTACGACTGAGGCTGTATATCAGATTTGGTTTGTATATCGAGGTTCCAATCCGCACTTTGCCCCGGTGCAAGGCCTTGAACAAAATATGTATTTGAGCTTGCCGCGGGTGTAAATACTCCATCTTCATCTGAAGCAAGTGTGATTTTCAAATCTTTTACACTACCGGAAAGACTTGTATTCAAAAACTTAAGCTTCAGCGGGAAAGTAGAACCGCCAAGAACATATTCCGAACCATAGTCGTATTCATCAATAATTACAACCGGGATATCATCTTTGTCCGTCGTTTTATTTTTGATTGACAAGCCTGTGTACTGCCCTATCTTCTCGGTACCCGCAGAGCTGACAGATATTTCTATATTCGCAAAGCCGTCTGTGGCAGCGTCAGTAGCAAACAAAGTAACTTGCTTTTTGACAGCCTCTCCGGCTTTCATGTCACCTATGTAAAACCTGGAAATGGTGCGATTGACAATTCCTGCCGGAAGGTCAACATTGACACCCACATTTTTATCATCAGCATTCAGACAAGTCAAAGTAAACTCAAGATTAAATTCCTTAGAGTCGGAAACATCAATTTCAGATGGCAGTTTAATATCTGAAATGCTGTAATACGGTTTGGAATCGGAAGTTCCCGAAACATAAGTGCCGATGTATTGGGAAACTTCGCTCTTATCCTGTGCCGAAACTGATATCTTTATATTTTTATAACCGTCGGAGGTAGTGTCTGCACACTTCAATTTTATCTCATTTGCGTATATACTGCCATTCGCTGCAGCGTCATACCAAAAAATACAAGGAGTGGTGTTGATAATACCGTCGGGAAGAACTGCTTCGATTTTCAGCCCTTCCGCATATGCATTAACAGAAACATTGAATTTCAAAATAAATTCTTTATCAGGTGTAACGTTATTGTCAATGACTATGTCTGAAATCGTATACGGAATCGCCGAATCAGCATCCCGCATAACATAAAAGCCATTGTATTGGGTGGCACTGATTTCTCCGGTTTCATGCGCTGAAATATCGTATTGCGCCTTTGCGTTGAACTGCAAGTCATAAAAGTCACCCTTTGCTTTTTCAGAAACACTGAATGTATACACCTTGGTTACGCTTTCACCGGAAGAAAGTCTCTGAATAAGCTGAGAGGTGGCAGTTTTGTTGACAAATGTTTCCGAAGAAATATCGGAAATAATTTCTGTTCTGATGTATCGCAGTTCGCAATCACCTTCGTTTCTATATGTAACAGAAACATCAAACTGTTCACCGGGCTTCACACTTTCCGGAAGAACAATATCGGTTATTTCAAGAATCGGATTATAGTAGTAATTATCGTCCGAAACATTTACCACGGAACTGAATGTAAACTCCTGTATTGCAGTTGAATTATCTTTGCCAAATACAGTTATTTTAAAGTTTATGGGTTGCGCGCCACTCTCGGCTTTATCGGAGACACGTATATTGAATTTGAATTTAGACAAAGCGTCTTGTGCAAACGAACCACCTTTTATTGAAGTGTCGTTTACAACATTCAAACCCGAAGGGGTAATAATTTCAACGGTTGCCTTATTAATGTGCATTCCGGATGTATTTTTAAGCTCTATTTCCGCAACAAAATTGTTGTCCTTTTCCGCTTTTTCGGGGATAACGAAATCACTAACTGTAAGATATTCCAAATTGGAGGCGGCAAAGTTCGGGTTTTCGATTTTAATATAAAAAGTGAAACTTTTGTTGTAATTACCGCCAAACATATCGCTGTATGAAACATCAATATTTATCGGATAAACACCCGGTACTGTATTAATGGGCACAAAAATATTATAAAGAATTTTTGCCGGAATCTGATAATAAACCTGTATGGTTTTGGAATAAGGAGACATGCTTTCAAGTTCAAAAGGCACCTCAGCTTCATTATGTGTAAGATGTGCAACCACATCAAAAGCTGTATAAATCGAGGATGTTTTTACCGGTATTTCCAGTACTGCGCTTTCACCGGCTTTAAAAACAGGAACATCGGCATCCGCAATGATGCCCAATCCCGGGTCACTTGCCATCTGTGGAGCATGCGTGATATTACCTACCTGGTCAACCGCAAATGCCGAAGCGGTAAGCACAACCAACAAAAAAATTACTGATATT of Oscillospiraceae bacterium contains these proteins:
- a CDS encoding ABC transporter permease, coding for MKIKDIIFMSLHNLFRRKMRTLLTVIGVIVGAAAIIVMISLGIGMDKSLDDTIAEMGDLTVIELNTYSYVIDDDGNYQDRRNVLNDDLVEKIKKLDGVIAVSPYISLYENRIVANRLYELQGQQIYGVDPEALEKFGYELEYGTFPEKGESFLLFGTDTYFQFRNPDKPIRDYYKEFYNSDGTPKPPKVDITTANIQLSGYTWNQDRPFNFKKYRIDNVGILKPMDNDWMTQYCIFADIETVKKIVLENAKANNNRDIKADEYETIKIKAKDIESAEKIQNELDEMGITTYGLSDMRESMQKQQGTLQMILGGIGAMSLIVAAIGIANTMIMSIYERTKEIGVMKVLGCKLSNIKAMFLIESSAIGLIGGIFGVGLSFLASFLMNRFMNASALGSTAGWGGATESAVSIIPLWLVLLSVVFSTVVGLVSGYLPARRATRISALEAIKSE